Proteins from one Thermosipho japonicus genomic window:
- a CDS encoding metal-sensing transcriptional repressor encodes MKHKDALRTLKNARGQIDAVIKMIEENRYCIDISKQILAAISLLKKANVQVLNSHLETCVKSAAFSDDPQEIEEKIKELEDVISYLNKIV; translated from the coding sequence ATGAAACATAAAGATGCATTAAGAACGTTAAAAAATGCAAGAGGGCAAATTGATGCGGTAATAAAGATGATTGAAGAAAACAGGTATTGTATTGATATTTCAAAGCAGATCCTTGCTGCTATTTCGCTTTTAAAGAAAGCAAATGTTCAAGTTTTAAATTCGCATCTTGAAACTTGTGTAAAAAGTGCAGCTTTTTCGGATGATCCACAAGAGATCGAGGAAAAAATAAAAGAATTAGAGGATGTTATCTCTTATCTGAATAAAATTGTATAA